From the genome of Planctomycetia bacterium:
ATCCCATTGCGTCGGGTGCTGGTGCCCTTTGGGATAGAGCGATTCCATCGGTTCCCAGACGCAATCGACGCGGTCCGCGAACAGGTCGCCGATCAGCAGATCGGTGATCGTGTTCCGGAGATGGGGGAAATTCTTGACGAAGTGGCCGAAACTGAAGCCGTTGTAGTATTCGCAGACCAGGCGGCGCATGCGGTCGATGCCCCGGTTGAACGCCGGCGCCCAGGCGCCCAGTTGCGCGGCGGATAGATCGTTCTTGGCAATGCCGTCGCAGATCGCATCGGCAGCCAGTTCGCCGGATTTGAGCGCCAGGAGCACGCCGGACGAATAGAGCGGGTCCAGGAACCCGAAGGCGTCGCCGATCATGACCCAACCGTCGCCGGCGGCCTGCGTGGCGCGGTAGGAATAGTCCTTGGTAGCAAAATAGCCCGCAGCGCGCTCCGCGCCTTCGATGCGCTTTTGAACGGCCGGACACTTTTCGACCTCTTCGTTGTAAACTTGTTCGTGCGAGCCGCGCCCTTTGAACAAATAGTCGAACGGGCCGACGACGCCCACGCTGATCGTGTCGTCGTGCTGCGGGATGTACCAGAACCAACCTTGCTTGTCCGGCGTCTGGATGACGATCGTGGCTCCCTCATCGCGGCCCGTGTCGCGGTAGGCGCCTTTCCAATAGGTCCAGATGGCGCCCTTGTTCAACTCCGGATCCCAAATTCGCAGCTTCAATCGATTCATCAACATCGCCGATTGCCCGCTGGCGTCGACGACCGCCTTGGCATGAACGTCGAGTTGCTGCCCGTCCTTGGTTTGAATGCGCACGCCGGTCGCACTGTCGCCGTCGAACAGCACTTCCAGGACGCGAGTTTCTTCATGCGCTTCGACGCCATGCTCGCGCGCGTTCTCCAGCATCATCTGGTCGAACTCGCTGCGAATCACCTGCCAGGTTTGCGAGCACTCGTGCGGCTTGTTGTCGTGGAAGTAAAACGGCGCCGATTGCTTCCCGGCCGCGTTGACGAACTGCACGCTGAACTTCTTGACGAAGCAACTCGCCTTCATCTTCGGCAGCATGTTCAGCCGCTCGAGCACCCAATACGTCTCCGGGATCAGCGATTCGCCGATGTGGAATCGCGGGAACTTATCCCGCTCGAACAGCACGACCTTGTGGCCCTGCTGGGCGATCAACGTGGAGACCGTCGCCCCGGCCGGACCACCGCCGATGACCACCACGTCCGGGTTCGTGTTGACGCTGCTTTGCCCGCCGGTTGAGTCCAAAAACATGGCCGCCGCTCCTGGGGGACGAACGAGGGAACGCCTTAGCTGTTTCACGGATTGTTGTCTAAACAACTATAATCGGCAAGTGGGGGTCGATTCAACGTCTGGCGACGAGTTACGCCGCTAAGCCCAGGGAAGGTCGTCCTAAACCGCCCCATCGGCAGCGGTTCATTGCGACCTTCCCTGGGCTTGGGGAGGATGCATGCCTGGCAAACGGCACCTCTACTTGCCTCGCTTCCGCACTACCGATTCACGCCCGGTGGCTGGGCGAAATCGACCTAACCCGATTGATTTCCCGGCATTATGCGCTATGATGCCCGTCTAACGCAGATGTCGGCACCGTGATTGCTTTGCGCGGCCGCTTGTCGAGTGCGAACCGCCAGCGGCGCCCCGGAAGGTTCGCGCAGAGGGCTCCGCCCCGCCGCACGCCAGGGGAGCCACGCTCCCGGCGTCTAGCGGATGTCGCACTTGCTCTCAACCCTTCTGGATTCTGTTCTGAAAGGAACTCCTCACGTGAAACCAAAGGAAGTCTTGGCATTGTGCCGGGAAAAGGACGTCAAGGCGGTCGATCTTCGGTTCATGGACTTTCCGGGCCTTTGGCAACACTTCACGATCCCCGTCAACAAACTTGACGAGGGGGTTTTCGAGGACGGCCTGGGCTTCGACGGTTCCAGCATCCGCGGCTGGCAGGCGATCAACGAGAGCGACATGCTCGTGCTCCCGCAGCCCGAGACGGCGTTCATCGATCCGTTCACGCCGATCCCCACGCTGGTGATGATCTGCAACATCCAGGACCCGATCACGCGCGAGGATTACAGCCGGGACCCGCGCAACATCGCCCGGAAGGCGGTCAACTACCTGAAGAGCACCGGCATTGCCGACACCTGCTACATCGGCCCCGAGGCCGAGTTCTTCATCTTCGACGACGTGCGTTTCGATCAGAACGCGCACGAAGGCTACTACCATCTCGACAGCAACGAGGCCGAGTGGAACCGCGGCCGCGTCGAGAACCCGAACCTCGGCTACAAGCTGCGTTACAAGGAAGGCTACTTCCCGGTGCCGCCCGCCGACAGCCTGATGGACATCCGCAACGAGATGATGCAAACGCTGATCGACGCCGGCTTGGACGTCGAGGCGCAACATCACGAAGTCGCCACTGGCGGCCAGTGCGAAATCGACCTGCGCTTCAATGAGCTGGTCAAGATGGGCGACATGATGATGATCTACAAGTACATCATCAAGAATGTCGCGAAGCGGCACAACAAGACTGTGACGTTCATGCCCAAGCCGCTTTTCGGCGACAATGGCTCAGGCATGCACACGCACATTTCGCTGTGGAAGGGAAGCGAACCGTTGTTCGCAGGTTCCGGTTACGCAGGGCTGAGCGAAATGGCATTGCATGCCATCGGCGGCTTACTCAAGCACGCCCCGGCGATTCTGGCCTTCAGCAACCCGACCACGAACAGCTACAAGCGTTTGGTGCCCGGCTACGAAGCCCCGGTGAACCTGGCGTACTCACAACGGAATCGTTCGGCCTCCTGCCGGATCCCGATGTATAGCCCGAGCCCGAAGGCCAAGCGGGTCGAGTTCCGCTGCCCCGACCCGAGCTGCAATCCGTACTTGTCATTCTCGGCGATCTTGATGGCCGTCATCGATGGCATCCAGAACAAGATTCACCCCGGCGACCCGCTCGACAAGGACATCTACGACCTGGAACCGGAAGAGCTGGCCAAGGTGCCGAAGACGCCAGGCTCGCTGGAAGAAGCACTCAAGTCGCTGCGCGCAGACAACGACTTCCTGCTCCGCGGCGACGTCTTCACGCCCGACGTGATCGACACCTGGATCTGGTACAAGACGGAAAAAGAAGTCGACGCGATGCGGCTCCGCCCGCATCCGTACGAGTTCTGTCTGTACTACGACATTTAGTGCAGCGGCCTCAAGCAATTGTATAGATCAGCCGGGCGCATCACTCTGGTGGGGCGCTCGGCTGTTTTTGTTGGCTGCGGAAGCTCGCCGACTCATTCCATCGCGACGGTCGCTACACTCTACGAGTGAGGGTCGGCTCATCGGTGGCGACAGGCGTTGGCGGAGGGCATTCCATGTGCGTGTCAAAGTCGACAGAAACGAACTCCCGTTCGAAGCGCTCGCGCCGCCGTGTTTTTCTTTGGTGTAGTGCAGCGGCGATCATATTGGTCGCCGCATTCTCGGCACGGTCGGTGGTTCATCTCGTCCGCACGGCCTGGCAGGACGTGGACGCCCGAGAACCTCTCTCTTCCGGCCAGGCCGACGACGCAAGTCGACTGAATCGCACTCGTGTGGCCGAAGTGTGGAGGATCCCCGCCGATCGTGACGACGCTGAGCGACAACTAGCTGACCTGCTGCGCCGCGCGAAGCGCGACCAATTGCGGATTTCCATCGCCGGCGCACGGCACAGCATGGGAGGTCACACGATTTATCCTGGCGGAATAGTGATCGACATGCGGCCGTTCCGCGCCCTGACTCTGAACGCGGACAAGCGACTAATGACGGCGCAAGCGGGCGCCACCTGGGAAGAGATTATTCCCTACTTGGACGCACAAGGCTTATCAGTCGCCGTCATGCAGTCCAACAATTCATTCACGGTGGGTGGCAGCCTCGGCGCGAATTGTCACGGCTGGCAGTATGGTAGTGCGCCAATCGCGTCAACTGTTGAGAGTTTCCGGCTCATGTCGGCCGAGGGTTCGATCCTCCGCTGCAGCCGTCAAGAGCATGCCGAATTGTTTTCACTTACACTGGGCGGCTACGGGCTATTTGGAATTATCCTCGAGGCGGAACTGCGAGTTGTTCCGAATCAGTGTTATCAACTCGAGCAAGCGATCGTGCCTACGACCCAAGCTTTGACGACGTTCGACAGAATTGTGGCGGAGCATCCCGATGTCGAGATGATGTATGCCAGAATGAGCGTGGCGCCTGAGCGATTTCTCGACGAAGTAATCTTGAACGCGTTCTACCCTGCTCAGAGGCCCGACGCGACCTTGCCGGAGTTGCATGCGCCCGGCATGGTCGCCATTCGACGCAGCCTATTTCGCGGTTCCGCTGGAAGCGACTATGGCAAAGCGCTGCGTTGGGAAGCAGAGACCAAATTGCAACCGCATTTGTGCGAGCAATTCTACTCGCGCAACCAGTTGCTCAATGAAAGCACGACGACGTTCGAAAACCGCTTCGCCGATTCGACCGACATCCTGCACGAATACTTTGTCCCGCGCGACGGCGTGGCGCGATTCGTCGCCGAGCTGAAAAAGCATTTGCCGCAGCCCGAGGTGGACCTGCTCAACGTCACCATCCGTGAAGTGGAGCCGGATCGCGACACTTTTCTGCGCTATGCCGAACAACCGATGTTCTCGTTTGTGATGCTCTTTCAGCAACGCCGTGATGCGAAGGCGGAAACGAGCATGAAGTCGCTGACGCGAAAGCTGATCGACGCGGCAAATGCCTCGGGCGGGCGATATTATTTGCCATACCGACTGCATGCCACGTCGGCGCAATTGCGTCAAGCGTATCCCCAGGTGGATGATTTCTTCGCGCGCAAGCGACGGTACGATCCTGACGAGTTGTTTCAGAATCAGTTCTACGTGACTTATCGCGAGTCCCCGACGCCGCAAACAAGCGAGTCGACCGTACCATAAGAGCACGTGATCAAGCAGTCGCCAAAAGCGGCGAGCAATCAACTGCGAAACCGTGTTCGACACGATGGAGTGCCAAGGATCTACGTCCTCTTTCCCTTACTTGCGCAACGGGTCAGTGTGATTCCTTCCGTGGGCGCACTACGCGCGCGATTCCTGCAAAATCAGCGAGTGCCAGCCCGTGCGGTAGGTTTCGAAGCCTTGCGATTGGGCGTGGGCGACGCAGTGCTTCCGACCGTTGATGGTAACGTCGCGGAATTCCTTGCCCGTGCGCAACAGTTCCGCCAGTTCCGGGAACGCCAGGCGCTCCTTGAGTTGCCGGCCCGCGGAGTCCGCCAGGACGTTGCCAAGTTCATCGACGATGCAGACTCGCGAGCGTTCTTTTTCTTCCGGCAGCAGCGGCGTATTCTCCATCAGCGTTTGCGCCAAACTGTCCCAGTTGAAGATGATGCCGAGCACGCCGAGCAACTCGCCGTTGACATCGCCGTTGGATCGCACACCGGCCGAGTAGACCAGCACGCGCCGGCCGCCCACGAGTGACGAGGCGTGAACCGATTGGAAGCCGAAGGTTTCGCCGTTGCGGGTCGCCATGGCCGAGCGGAACCATTCCTCGCCGGCATGGTTGCTGCCTTGCGAGGAAAACTGGTTCGGTCGGCCGTTGGCGACGATGTTCCCCTCAGCATCGGCCAACACCAGGTCGTAGTAGACCGTGTAGGAATTCAAGATCACGCCCATCCGCTGCGAGGCGTATTCGCAGGCCTCGGGCGTGCGTTTGGCCAGCGCGTCGACCAGGCTCATGTCGGTCGCCCACCAGCGGCAATCGC
Proteins encoded in this window:
- the glnA gene encoding type I glutamate--ammonia ligase; translated protein: MKPKEVLALCREKDVKAVDLRFMDFPGLWQHFTIPVNKLDEGVFEDGLGFDGSSIRGWQAINESDMLVLPQPETAFIDPFTPIPTLVMICNIQDPITREDYSRDPRNIARKAVNYLKSTGIADTCYIGPEAEFFIFDDVRFDQNAHEGYYHLDSNEAEWNRGRVENPNLGYKLRYKEGYFPVPPADSLMDIRNEMMQTLIDAGLDVEAQHHEVATGGQCEIDLRFNELVKMGDMMMIYKYIIKNVAKRHNKTVTFMPKPLFGDNGSGMHTHISLWKGSEPLFAGSGYAGLSEMALHAIGGLLKHAPAILAFSNPTTNSYKRLVPGYEAPVNLAYSQRNRSASCRIPMYSPSPKAKRVEFRCPDPSCNPYLSFSAILMAVIDGIQNKIHPGDPLDKDIYDLEPEELAKVPKTPGSLEEALKSLRADNDFLLRGDVFTPDVIDTWIWYKTEKEVDAMRLRPHPYEFCLYYDI
- a CDS encoding cache domain-containing protein, translated to MSQAVATPPGSSDQASRSVSGSPERISALSRELSRGIQHAVEQIESLNAQTRVLTFNAQIEAARAGAAGQAFQVVVLAMREMANETAKVAESVSTETRAASTELEAISTTLATQVRGTRLCDLAMTNIDLIDRNLYERSCDCRWWATDMSLVDALAKRTPEACEYASQRMGVILNSYTVYYDLVLADAEGNIVANGRPNQFSSQGSNHAGEEWFRSAMATRNGETFGFQSVHASSLVGGRRVLVYSAGVRSNGDVNGELLGVLGIIFNWDSLAQTLMENTPLLPEEKERSRVCIVDELGNVLADSAGRQLKERLAFPELAELLRTGKEFRDVTINGRKHCVAHAQSQGFETYRTGWHSLILQESRA
- a CDS encoding NAD(P)/FAD-dependent oxidoreductase; this encodes MFLDSTGGQSSVNTNPDVVVIGGGPAGATVSTLIAQQGHKVVLFERDKFPRFHIGESLIPETYWVLERLNMLPKMKASCFVKKFSVQFVNAAGKQSAPFYFHDNKPHECSQTWQVIRSEFDQMMLENAREHGVEAHEETRVLEVLFDGDSATGVRIQTKDGQQLDVHAKAVVDASGQSAMLMNRLKLRIWDPELNKGAIWTYWKGAYRDTGRDEGATIVIQTPDKQGWFWYIPQHDDTISVGVVGPFDYLFKGRGSHEQVYNEEVEKCPAVQKRIEGAERAAGYFATKDYSYRATQAAGDGWVMIGDAFGFLDPLYSSGVLLALKSGELAADAICDGIAKNDLSAAQLGAWAPAFNRGIDRMRRLVCEYYNGFSFGHFVKNFPHLRNTITDLLIGDLFADRVDCVWEPMESLYPKGHQHPTQWDAGTPAEIAENKENELYLPEELRAQ
- a CDS encoding FAD-binding oxidoreductase; the protein is MVHLVRTAWQDVDAREPLSSGQADDASRLNRTRVAEVWRIPADRDDAERQLADLLRRAKRDQLRISIAGARHSMGGHTIYPGGIVIDMRPFRALTLNADKRLMTAQAGATWEEIIPYLDAQGLSVAVMQSNNSFTVGGSLGANCHGWQYGSAPIASTVESFRLMSAEGSILRCSRQEHAELFSLTLGGYGLFGIILEAELRVVPNQCYQLEQAIVPTTQALTTFDRIVAEHPDVEMMYARMSVAPERFLDEVILNAFYPAQRPDATLPELHAPGMVAIRRSLFRGSAGSDYGKALRWEAETKLQPHLCEQFYSRNQLLNESTTTFENRFADSTDILHEYFVPRDGVARFVAELKKHLPQPEVDLLNVTIREVEPDRDTFLRYAEQPMFSFVMLFQQRRDAKAETSMKSLTRKLIDAANASGGRYYLPYRLHATSAQLRQAYPQVDDFFARKRRYDPDELFQNQFYVTYRESPTPQTSESTVP